Proteins from a single region of Salinibacter grassmerensis:
- the smc gene encoding chromosome segregation protein SMC: MYLSKLELQGFKSFADETTLTFDPGVTTIVGPNGCGKSNIVDAIRWVIGEQRPTVLRSEKMENLIFNGTADRRPIGMAEVELTIENTDGVLPTEYAEVTIGRRLFRDGTSEYLMNGTTCRLKDITDLFMDTGMAADAYSVIELKMVDELVSGSTEDRRRMFEEAAGITRYKMRRRQALRKLDGTQSDLERIRDLTDEVSTQVERLERQADKAQRYQEAETELRRLELRLAQVEYNRLTERRDTLAHQEAEHAERAEAMAGDEQETEARLQELRETLATREATLQERREALQEHRARVRELEAEQRLQRERLTRARGDRDEARQAQEEARERRGALTDEVQRLESALEQARPALDDAEATLDEAREERDAAEAAANDRREDVQGLREAAEAAEAEHAEQRRALDQRTNRHELLEDERTRARAQYDDLAEKIEGLDTRIEEAEADRTAAQQALDEARSARAEATTARDERRAALEAAQEELRELERRRDAAEAEVELLEGLVGSYDEFSDAVQFLAAEELFDDLYTVADVLGCDDDVRVALDAALGDLASCVVVPTVDDARTAVARLRDADKGQTSFLVLDRLPDMPPSASAPDGAVPLREVVRTTDPAYAPLADTLLRDCYLVDTLEEAEALAGQTQDAARSMRVFARTGEWVDSTGVLRGGSRQDDVSPAASRLGRREQLARAREQQTDLQAACEEQEAAVAEAEAALDAIDLASHESAVEEAEATLADAEQRLERLRYERTSTEERRAELQERLDEIDDELADHEDRVHDLRETVEAAEAEMQRRRQERAEAEEALAEAEERERAAVDAFSEAQVATVEARNRVDNLEQDLERARGQIDELDRQTGERKATLEDLEATIEEALDKQTELDEQIEALREEREDRDQSVEAAEAALQETKTQIEEVESRLRSIRQEREAALEQKNEAAVALTKVETRTQDLLDSMEADFDRDLADDPVSVPDAFDESEAQSEVKSLRGTINALGDVNPLALEEYEEEKERLDFLREQKADLEEAEDTLLDTIQEINTKASERFMETFDEIKESFGTIFTELFGEGASAELQLEDPDDPIDSAIEIVAKPRGKRPVTLDQLSSGEKALTATALLFSIYLVKPSPFCVLDEVDAPLDDANVERFMNLVRRFEDDTQFVLVTHNQRTMDLSDRMYGVTMEEQGVSTLVGVEFDEATELTE, from the coding sequence ATGTACCTCAGCAAACTTGAACTGCAGGGCTTCAAGAGCTTTGCGGACGAGACCACGCTCACGTTCGACCCCGGCGTTACCACCATCGTCGGGCCGAACGGGTGCGGCAAGTCGAACATCGTCGACGCCATCCGGTGGGTCATCGGCGAGCAGCGCCCCACCGTGCTCCGGTCGGAGAAGATGGAGAACCTCATCTTTAACGGCACGGCGGACCGGCGCCCGATCGGCATGGCGGAGGTGGAGCTGACGATCGAAAATACCGACGGGGTGTTGCCCACAGAGTACGCCGAGGTGACGATCGGGCGCCGCCTCTTCCGCGACGGCACGTCCGAGTACTTGATGAATGGCACCACGTGCCGCCTCAAGGACATCACGGACCTGTTTATGGACACTGGAATGGCGGCGGACGCCTACTCGGTGATCGAGCTGAAGATGGTCGACGAGCTGGTGTCCGGCTCCACCGAGGACCGCCGCCGCATGTTTGAGGAGGCGGCCGGCATCACGCGCTACAAGATGCGCCGGCGCCAGGCCCTCCGCAAGCTCGACGGCACGCAGTCGGACCTGGAGCGCATCCGCGACCTGACCGACGAGGTGAGCACGCAGGTCGAGCGCCTGGAGCGGCAGGCCGACAAGGCCCAGCGGTATCAGGAGGCGGAGACGGAGCTGCGGCGCCTGGAGCTGCGGCTCGCACAGGTGGAGTACAATCGGCTCACAGAGCGCCGGGACACGCTGGCGCACCAGGAGGCGGAGCATGCCGAGCGGGCCGAGGCGATGGCCGGCGACGAGCAGGAGACCGAGGCCCGTCTTCAAGAGCTGCGGGAGACGCTCGCGACCCGGGAGGCCACGCTGCAGGAGCGTCGGGAGGCGCTGCAGGAGCACCGGGCGCGCGTCCGGGAGCTGGAGGCGGAGCAGCGGCTGCAGCGCGAGCGCCTCACCCGTGCCCGGGGCGACCGCGACGAGGCGCGACAGGCCCAGGAGGAGGCCCGCGAGCGGCGCGGGGCCCTGACCGACGAGGTGCAGCGCCTGGAGAGCGCCCTGGAGCAGGCCCGGCCGGCCCTCGACGACGCCGAGGCCACCCTCGATGAGGCCCGTGAGGAGCGGGACGCGGCGGAGGCGGCCGCGAACGACCGCCGTGAAGATGTTCAGGGCCTCCGTGAGGCCGCCGAGGCGGCGGAGGCGGAGCACGCCGAGCAGCGCCGGGCACTCGACCAGCGCACGAACCGACACGAACTGCTGGAGGACGAGCGGACCCGCGCCCGTGCTCAGTACGATGATCTGGCGGAGAAGATTGAGGGGCTCGACACGCGCATCGAGGAGGCGGAGGCCGATCGCACCGCCGCCCAGCAGGCGCTCGACGAGGCCCGCTCGGCCCGAGCGGAGGCCACCACGGCGCGCGACGAGCGGCGGGCCGCTCTGGAGGCGGCGCAGGAGGAGCTTCGGGAGCTGGAACGCCGCCGGGACGCCGCCGAGGCGGAGGTAGAGCTTCTCGAGGGCCTCGTCGGCAGCTACGATGAGTTTTCGGACGCCGTGCAGTTCCTGGCCGCTGAGGAGCTGTTCGACGACCTCTACACCGTGGCCGACGTGCTCGGGTGCGACGACGACGTCCGTGTGGCGCTCGACGCGGCCCTGGGCGACCTCGCGTCCTGCGTGGTCGTGCCCACCGTCGACGACGCACGGACCGCCGTGGCCCGCCTGCGCGACGCCGACAAGGGTCAGACGTCCTTCCTCGTGCTCGACCGGCTTCCCGATATGCCACCGTCCGCGTCGGCGCCCGACGGGGCGGTGCCCCTTCGAGAGGTCGTCCGCACGACGGACCCGGCGTACGCGCCCCTGGCCGACACGCTGCTGCGCGATTGCTACCTCGTCGACACGCTGGAGGAGGCCGAGGCCCTCGCCGGGCAGACGCAGGACGCAGCCCGCTCGATGCGGGTCTTTGCCCGCACGGGCGAGTGGGTCGACTCGACGGGCGTCCTTCGCGGGGGGAGCCGGCAGGACGACGTGTCGCCGGCCGCGAGCCGCCTCGGGCGCCGCGAGCAACTGGCCCGTGCCCGCGAGCAGCAGACGGACCTGCAGGCGGCCTGCGAGGAGCAGGAGGCCGCGGTGGCGGAGGCGGAGGCCGCCCTCGACGCGATTGACCTGGCGTCCCACGAGTCCGCGGTGGAGGAGGCCGAGGCGACCCTCGCCGACGCCGAGCAGCGCCTGGAGCGGCTCCGCTACGAGCGAACGTCGACGGAGGAGCGGCGCGCCGAGCTGCAAGAGCGCCTCGACGAGATCGACGACGAACTCGCCGACCACGAGGACCGCGTCCATGACCTTCGAGAGACGGTGGAGGCGGCGGAGGCGGAGATGCAGCGCCGGCGGCAGGAGCGCGCCGAGGCGGAGGAGGCCCTCGCCGAGGCGGAGGAGCGCGAGCGGGCGGCCGTCGACGCATTCAGCGAGGCGCAGGTGGCGACCGTAGAAGCTCGGAACCGCGTCGACAACCTGGAGCAGGACCTGGAGCGGGCGCGGGGGCAGATCGACGAGCTCGACCGGCAGACCGGCGAGCGCAAGGCCACCCTTGAGGACCTGGAGGCCACCATCGAGGAGGCCCTCGACAAGCAGACGGAGCTGGACGAGCAGATCGAGGCCCTCCGCGAAGAGCGCGAGGACCGCGACCAGTCCGTGGAGGCGGCCGAAGCGGCGCTCCAGGAGACGAAGACACAGATTGAAGAGGTGGAGTCCCGGCTCCGGTCGATCCGGCAGGAGCGCGAGGCCGCCCTGGAGCAGAAAAACGAGGCCGCCGTGGCGCTCACGAAGGTGGAGACCCGCACCCAGGACCTGCTCGACAGCATGGAGGCGGACTTCGACCGCGACCTGGCGGACGACCCGGTGTCGGTGCCCGACGCATTCGACGAGAGCGAGGCGCAGTCCGAAGTCAAGAGCCTACGGGGGACGATCAACGCCCTGGGCGATGTCAATCCCCTCGCCCTCGAAGAGTACGAGGAAGAAAAAGAGCGCCTCGACTTTCTCCGGGAGCAGAAGGCGGACCTGGAAGAGGCGGAGGACACGCTCCTTGACACCATTCAGGAGATCAACACGAAGGCCTCGGAGCGTTTCATGGAGACCTTCGACGAGATCAAGGAGAGCTTCGGCACCATCTTTACCGAGCTGTTTGGGGAGGGTGCCTCGGCGGAGTTGCAACTCGAAGATCCGGACGACCCCATCGACTCGGCGATTGAGATCGTGGCGAAGCCGCGGGGCAAGCGGCCCGTGACGCTCGACCAGCTGTCCAGTGGCGAAAAGGCCCTCACGGCCACCGCGCTGCTCTTCTCCATCTACCTGGTGAAGCCGAGCCCCTTCTGCGTCCTCGACGAGGTGGACGCGCCGCTCGACGACGCCAACGTGGAGCGCTTCATGAACCTCGTCCGGCGCTTCGAGGACGATACCCAGTTCGTGCTTGTGACCCACAACCAGCGCACCATGGACCTCTCGGACCGCATGTACGGGGTCACGATGGAGGAGCAGGGCGTGTCGACGCTCGTGGGGGTAGAGTTCGACGAGGCCACGGAGCTGACCGAGTAG
- a CDS encoding mechanosensitive ion channel family protein, which yields MDTLLTEVLDVLRRTGLDAVLVLTGAAVLGLLVYAAVHRGLRALTRGVEWKLPLRGALLRRTRGPLRVLVPVVCVYLALPTVRGAFSDTARVVLDNGLQALFVVGVAWALLAVLYAVEEAVSERYETDVPDNLEARKIVTQTRILRRIAATAVVIVAGGIVLMQYDPLRELGTGILASAGIVGIVVGVAAQRTLGDLIAGIQIALTQPIRVEDVVIVEGEFGWVEEITLTYVVVRVWDRRRIVLPITHFLEQPFQNWTRTSSDLIGTVFLYLDYTVPVEELRDELRRIVEASEHWDEDVVGLQMTDASERTITLRATASARDASTLWSLRCEIREQLVAYVREHYPDALPALRTRLDRPGEGKGPAENDEA from the coding sequence ATGGACACGTTGCTCACGGAGGTGCTCGACGTGTTGCGCCGCACCGGCCTCGACGCCGTGCTGGTCCTCACGGGGGCCGCCGTGCTGGGGCTGCTCGTCTACGCCGCGGTGCACCGCGGCCTTCGTGCCCTGACGCGAGGGGTGGAATGGAAGCTCCCCCTGCGCGGGGCGCTCCTTCGTCGGACCCGCGGGCCGCTGCGTGTGCTGGTGCCCGTGGTGTGCGTCTACTTGGCGCTTCCGACGGTCCGTGGGGCGTTCTCCGACACGGCCCGGGTGGTGCTCGACAACGGGCTGCAGGCGCTGTTCGTCGTGGGGGTGGCCTGGGCGCTTCTCGCAGTGCTCTACGCCGTGGAGGAGGCCGTTTCGGAGCGGTACGAGACGGACGTGCCGGACAACCTGGAGGCCCGAAAGATTGTCACGCAGACGCGCATCCTCCGCCGGATCGCCGCGACGGCCGTCGTTATCGTCGCGGGCGGCATCGTGCTCATGCAGTACGACCCCCTCCGCGAGCTGGGGACCGGCATCCTGGCGTCGGCGGGCATTGTGGGCATTGTCGTCGGCGTCGCGGCCCAGCGCACGCTCGGGGACCTCATTGCCGGCATTCAGATCGCGCTCACTCAGCCCATCCGGGTCGAGGACGTGGTCATCGTGGAGGGGGAGTTCGGGTGGGTCGAGGAAATTACGCTGACGTACGTCGTGGTGCGCGTGTGGGACCGGCGGCGCATCGTCCTTCCCATCACGCACTTTTTGGAGCAGCCCTTTCAGAACTGGACCCGGACCTCGTCGGATCTCATCGGCACGGTCTTCCTGTACCTCGACTACACAGTGCCGGTCGAAGAGCTGCGCGACGAGCTCCGGCGCATCGTGGAGGCGTCGGAGCACTGGGACGAGGACGTGGTGGGGCTTCAGATGACCGATGCCTCCGAGCGCACCATCACGCTGCGGGCCACCGCGAGCGCCAGGGATGCCTCCACGCTGTGGAGCCTGCGCTGCGAGATCCGCGAGCAGCTCGTGGCTTACGTCCGCGAGCACTACCCCGACGCCCTGCCGGCACTGCGGACGCGGCTCGACAGGCCGGGGGAGGGCAAAGGCCCGGCGGAGAACGATGAGGCATAA
- a CDS encoding methyl-accepting chemotaxis protein, with amino-acid sequence MIDRLSESLRAKLIVGFAVPFVALVLFVSIYYPLNQRSDSLNAARNQVNELSEMVALSVGTGLADSNYDLVKKTFDWATNDSKVRYVAILDEKDAVLFDHNPDELQVDTGALLQAESTIRQGGLLRTSHPIEYDGERYGNVVLAYSLEEAMSEIWSETMLTVFINLLILGMGIGAVFWLAGRITGRIRRVRDGAQAVSEGTLDVEVSVQADDEIGELAGGFNEMIRDIRTTQEALEEEKASVERRVEEAVEESERQKERLQDSVDTMLEAIGRFAEGDLTVRLPAGRDGAIGRLFEGFNEAVSGLRSIVGQVREAATSTATATEQISASSDQMAASAEEQSAQAEEVAAAVEQLNQTINGNAESVQKTAEVAQTGSTKAHRGGETVRKATNQMEGIASAIEDTTETIERLGTYGDKIDQVVDRIDEIADQTNLLALNAAIEAARAGEEGKGFAVVAEEVRELAEEADAATDEIAGMMDEVRAEIDGAVGTARQSSQRAEKGLDLAEEAGQAIEEIVTAISKVEERTDEIAAASEQQSTTSEEIARSVESISTAARESAAGVTEVSDTANRLKMLSEELEETVRQFNIERSASDDRTPATPSANDVGGGGQALAEQNFGDGSPSGSSSA; translated from the coding sequence ATGATCGACCGGTTAAGCGAATCCCTTCGGGCCAAGTTAATTGTTGGCTTTGCCGTTCCGTTCGTCGCTCTCGTTTTGTTCGTGTCGATTTACTATCCACTCAATCAGCGCTCGGATAGTTTGAACGCGGCCCGGAATCAGGTCAACGAACTCAGCGAGATGGTTGCCCTGTCGGTGGGGACCGGCCTGGCCGACTCAAACTACGACCTGGTGAAGAAGACCTTCGACTGGGCCACAAACGACTCGAAGGTGCGATACGTCGCGATCCTCGACGAGAAAGACGCGGTTCTGTTCGACCACAATCCCGACGAGCTTCAGGTCGACACGGGGGCGTTGCTTCAGGCCGAATCGACGATTCGCCAGGGCGGGCTACTGCGCACCTCCCACCCGATCGAGTACGACGGGGAACGCTACGGCAACGTGGTTTTGGCGTACTCGCTGGAGGAGGCCATGTCGGAGATTTGGTCGGAGACGATGCTGACAGTGTTCATCAACCTCTTGATTCTGGGCATGGGCATCGGGGCTGTTTTCTGGCTCGCCGGCCGCATCACGGGCCGCATTCGGCGCGTCCGTGACGGGGCTCAGGCCGTTAGCGAGGGGACCCTGGACGTAGAAGTCTCGGTCCAGGCTGACGACGAGATCGGGGAATTGGCCGGCGGATTCAACGAGATGATCCGCGACATTCGCACCACCCAGGAGGCGCTCGAGGAGGAGAAGGCCTCCGTCGAGCGCCGCGTCGAGGAGGCCGTCGAGGAGTCCGAGCGCCAGAAGGAGCGCCTCCAGGACAGCGTCGACACGATGCTGGAGGCCATCGGCCGCTTTGCCGAGGGGGACCTCACCGTCCGCCTCCCGGCCGGCCGGGACGGGGCCATCGGGCGCCTCTTCGAAGGTTTCAACGAGGCGGTCTCCGGCCTCCGCTCCATTGTCGGTCAGGTGCGGGAGGCGGCCACCTCCACCGCCACGGCGACCGAGCAGATCAGCGCCTCCTCCGACCAGATGGCCGCCAGCGCTGAGGAGCAGTCCGCCCAGGCCGAGGAGGTGGCCGCCGCCGTCGAGCAGCTCAACCAGACGATCAACGGCAACGCCGAAAGCGTCCAGAAGACCGCGGAGGTCGCCCAAACGGGCAGCACGAAGGCCCATCGAGGCGGGGAGACGGTCCGCAAGGCCACCAACCAGATGGAAGGCATCGCGTCCGCCATCGAAGACACGACCGAGACCATCGAGCGCCTCGGCACCTACGGGGATAAGATCGACCAGGTCGTCGACCGCATCGACGAGATTGCCGATCAGACCAACCTCCTGGCCCTTAACGCGGCGATCGAGGCCGCTCGGGCTGGTGAGGAGGGCAAGGGCTTTGCCGTCGTGGCCGAGGAGGTGCGGGAGCTCGCGGAGGAGGCCGACGCGGCGACCGACGAGATCGCGGGCATGATGGATGAGGTGCGCGCGGAGATCGATGGCGCGGTCGGCACTGCACGTCAGAGCAGCCAGCGGGCGGAGAAGGGGCTCGACCTGGCCGAGGAGGCTGGGCAGGCGATCGAAGAGATCGTGACGGCAATCTCGAAGGTCGAGGAGCGGACCGACGAAATTGCGGCGGCCTCCGAGCAGCAGTCCACCACCAGTGAGGAGATTGCCCGGAGCGTCGAGTCGATCTCGACGGCCGCCCGGGAGTCGGCAGCCGGGGTCACCGAGGTGTCCGACACCGCCAACCGCCTGAAAATGCTCAGCGAGGAGCTTGAGGAGACAGTCCGACAATTCAACATTGAGCGTTCTGCCAGCGACGATCGGACCCCGGCGACACCCTCAGCCAACGACGTAGGGGGAGGCGGCCAGGCGCTGGCAGAGCAAAACTTCGGCGACGGTTCTCCCTCCGGCTCCTCTTCAGCGTAG
- a CDS encoding sensor histidine kinase, protein MIENLVRNAVEHGGDTVTIGKRADGFYIADNGPGIPADERSEVFETGYSTRDAGTGLGLNIVHEVVKGHDWIVRVDESAKGGARLNVGGVEFVE, encoded by the coding sequence TTGATCGAGAACCTCGTCCGCAACGCCGTCGAACACGGGGGAGACACGGTGACGATCGGGAAGCGAGCGGACGGGTTCTACATCGCCGATAATGGTCCGGGCATTCCGGCCGACGAGCGGTCGGAGGTGTTCGAGACTGGCTACTCGACCCGCGACGCCGGGACGGGACTGGGGCTGAATATCGTCCACGAGGTCGTGAAGGGTCACGACTGGATCGTCCGCGTTGACGAGAGTGCAAAGGGAGGCGCCCGGCTCAACGTCGGCGGCGTTGAGTTCGTGGAGTGA
- a CDS encoding AsmA-like C-terminal region-containing protein, translating into MPEEDLPDASRSDSGRSRRLLKWGGGFLGGLVVLVLAAALILPRLFTSEQLKGYVVPPLEEATGRQVHIDAIGLRVLPAPTVRVSGFRLANAEGYGPAPAVEARALNVDVALWPLLLLNIRPTAVALEAPVVRYEVGEDGTTNFDDLGATDTTAAADGSPLAGIPVSSFRVSEAQMNYTDRSTGQALRLDFGAQLSARPDGPAITSEGTVDLRSVRALLPSVRPDTLAVQEAEATYSVRVMPSEGEVDVQTLQFNTAPVTVSTNGTISGVNTRPVLDLTFETGRTDLAEIAAFAPAAAVAGVNPQGTLALEGTVTGPLADTTESLTLSATGQLAEAGVDYEGTALLRDLSADLSLALDSVAVRSMDGRLLGASLTGDLSVRDLGDAPRLTLQLKTSAMDLADLAAFAPPEQIGRYNPQGTLRLDATARGPLPSDVASMQQLVIDGAGRLAGGGVDYEGEALLRDLQAGLGFSGTTASVRGLDGQLLGRPVSGAISVRDLFGQPQVEGQLAGTANLPRLASLAGDAATVGAIEGEADYDVQFEGPIDTPDAIQPQGSVRLADVQVPYESFRSPVEIPDATVQLTGTGLSMDRFSIRSGDQAASLRATVQDLFPLSAGMAETDPALSATFTLTADRLDLVSLYPEADTSSATYSQLFAAHLSGAKLDGQSPEAVAEELYGGVELPAYAVEGRVEVGTLLNDPQRFDALSFDVQMDDRRLRVQNLAGTTYEGTLAGSLTLDQRASASASTGPTSGSVWLAATAPGRVPSTTAPAPASALMYDFELRDAQAGAVLADWTTLGRFVTGTLTLDADGETALTDGFLPRAEAFTAIGQSLVANGGLSLDAGPAQALVDALNLPSSSLKKFNRLGGPFTIEDGQFRLNTWDFGGARVEGQLDGALGLSGGVDLDMTLQVPLSVLNNSGLAGRLGGGDGQVGTLLNKLVGGDAGAEAVPVTVRLGGTMRDPSVEVLNKDAITSNIRSLAKEEGLNRLRNLFGGDGGE; encoded by the coding sequence ATGCCCGAAGAAGACCTCCCCGACGCATCCCGTTCCGACTCTGGACGCTCGCGCCGCCTGCTGAAGTGGGGCGGGGGGTTCCTCGGTGGGCTTGTCGTTCTCGTTCTCGCCGCGGCCCTCATCCTGCCTCGTCTCTTTACCTCCGAGCAGCTGAAGGGGTACGTCGTGCCGCCGCTGGAGGAGGCGACGGGGCGACAGGTACACATCGACGCGATTGGGCTGCGCGTGCTGCCCGCTCCTACCGTCCGCGTCTCCGGCTTTCGCCTCGCCAACGCCGAGGGCTACGGGCCCGCACCCGCCGTGGAGGCCCGGGCGCTAAACGTAGACGTGGCCCTGTGGCCCCTGCTTCTGCTGAACATTCGGCCGACGGCCGTGGCCCTGGAGGCGCCGGTGGTGCGCTACGAGGTGGGCGAAGACGGGACGACCAACTTCGACGATCTGGGGGCGACCGACACGACCGCGGCGGCCGACGGGTCGCCGCTCGCCGGCATCCCCGTGTCGAGCTTTCGCGTGTCCGAGGCACAGATGAACTACACGGACCGGTCCACCGGGCAGGCCCTCCGACTGGACTTCGGGGCGCAACTGAGCGCGCGTCCCGATGGGCCGGCCATCACGAGCGAGGGGACCGTCGACCTGCGGTCCGTACGGGCGCTGCTGCCCAGTGTGAGGCCCGACACCCTCGCGGTGCAGGAGGCAGAGGCCACGTACAGTGTTCGTGTGATGCCCTCCGAGGGCGAGGTGGATGTCCAAACTCTCCAGTTTAACACGGCGCCGGTCACGGTCTCGACGAACGGCACGATTTCGGGGGTGAACACGCGGCCTGTGCTCGACCTCACGTTCGAAACGGGGCGGACGGACCTCGCCGAGATTGCGGCGTTCGCGCCGGCCGCGGCGGTGGCGGGCGTCAACCCGCAGGGCACGCTCGCCCTTGAGGGAACAGTCACGGGGCCGCTGGCCGACACGACGGAGAGCCTGACCCTGTCGGCCACGGGGCAGCTTGCCGAGGCGGGCGTGGACTACGAGGGCACGGCCCTGCTCCGCGACCTGAGCGCCGATCTGTCGCTCGCGCTCGACTCGGTGGCCGTGCGGTCCATGGACGGGCGTCTGCTGGGGGCCTCGCTCACCGGCGACCTGTCGGTGCGCGATCTGGGGGACGCCCCCCGTCTCACCCTTCAGTTGAAGACGAGCGCGATGGATCTCGCGGACCTTGCGGCCTTCGCCCCACCGGAGCAGATTGGCAGGTACAACCCGCAGGGCACGCTCCGCCTCGACGCGACGGCACGGGGGCCGCTGCCGTCGGACGTGGCGTCGATGCAGCAGCTCGTCATTGACGGGGCCGGACGGCTCGCGGGTGGAGGCGTGGACTATGAGGGGGAGGCGCTCCTCCGCGACCTGCAGGCGGGGCTCGGGTTTTCAGGCACGACGGCCTCGGTGCGCGGCCTGGACGGACAGCTTCTGGGCCGTCCGGTCTCAGGGGCGATCAGTGTACGCGATCTGTTCGGCCAGCCGCAGGTGGAGGGGCAGTTGGCCGGAACGGCGAACCTGCCCCGCCTCGCCTCGCTCGCGGGTGACGCCGCCACGGTGGGGGCGATCGAGGGAGAAGCGGACTACGACGTCCAGTTCGAGGGCCCGATTGATACGCCCGACGCGATTCAGCCCCAGGGCTCGGTGCGTCTGGCCGATGTCCAGGTCCCGTACGAGTCGTTTCGGAGTCCGGTCGAGATTCCCGACGCGACCGTGCAGCTGACCGGCACGGGCCTCTCGATGGACCGGTTTTCGATTCGGTCGGGCGATCAGGCCGCGTCGCTGCGGGCCACTGTACAGGATCTGTTTCCCCTTTCGGCGGGGATGGCGGAGACTGACCCCGCGCTGTCCGCGACCTTTACACTCACCGCCGACCGCCTCGACCTCGTGTCTCTCTACCCGGAGGCCGACACGTCGAGCGCCACCTACTCACAGCTCTTCGCCGCCCACCTGTCGGGGGCAAAACTGGATGGGCAGTCGCCCGAGGCCGTAGCCGAAGAATTATATGGAGGCGTCGAGCTACCGGCCTACGCCGTGGAGGGTCGCGTCGAGGTCGGTACGTTGCTGAACGACCCCCAGCGCTTCGACGCCCTGTCGTTCGACGTGCAGATGGACGACCGGCGGCTGCGGGTACAGAACCTGGCGGGGACCACCTACGAGGGCACCCTTGCCGGCTCGCTCACGCTCGATCAACGGGCCTCGGCGTCCGCTTCCACGGGGCCGACCTCCGGCTCAGTCTGGCTTGCCGCGACGGCTCCGGGGCGTGTCCCCTCGACGACTGCCCCCGCGCCTGCGTCGGCGCTCATGTACGATTTTGAGCTGCGGGACGCACAAGCCGGGGCCGTCCTTGCAGACTGGACGACACTGGGGCGCTTCGTGACCGGCACGCTCACCCTTGACGCCGATGGAGAAACGGCCCTGACGGACGGCTTTCTGCCCCGGGCGGAGGCCTTTACTGCCATCGGGCAGTCGCTGGTCGCCAACGGCGGGCTATCGCTCGACGCGGGGCCGGCCCAGGCCCTGGTCGACGCGTTGAATTTGCCGTCGTCTTCCCTAAAGAAGTTCAACCGCCTCGGCGGCCCGTTCACCATCGAGGACGGCCAGTTTCGACTCAACACGTGGGACTTCGGGGGGGCGCGGGTTGAGGGGCAGCTGGACGGCGCGTTGGGCCTGAGCGGCGGCGTGGATCTCGACATGACGCTTCAGGTCCCCCTCTCGGTCCTCAACAATTCTGGGCTGGCCGGGCGTTTGGGGGGAGGAGATGGACAGGTCGGGACCCTCCTCAACAAGCTCGTCGGGGGAGACGCTGGCGCCGAGGCCGTACCGGTGACGGTCCGCCTCGGGGGGACGATGCGCGACCCCTCCGTGGAGGTCTTGAATAAGGACGCCATCACGTCGAACATCCGCTCGCTGGCGAAGGAGGAGGGGCTCAACCGGCTCCGAAACCTGTTTGGGGGCGACGGAGGAGAGTAG
- a CDS encoding serine hydrolase domain-containing protein: protein MSFCSATSRSALCWPLAPSALGGLLLLCLVAAPAHAQSGPTTETWRAHPPKSYGFDAFALATAVDRAADLAPPLTSLLVARGSTTVAEVYFNGRSPAQGANLKSASKSVLSALTGIAVEDGILDGVEQPIGPFFPTLLADAPRKQRITIDHLLTQQTGLESTSFGNYGAWVSSPDWVADALRRPMVDRPGGDMIYSTGTTHILGAVLAEASGRSLRSFAQDRLFDPLGVRVQSWQRAPTGRYFGGNNMALTPRAMLRFGQLYLNDGRFRGQQVLPADWVDLSWRTYVRSTYRDHQYGYLWFTHELGGERVAFAWGYGGQYVFVVPRLDLVMACTSSLRDRPRGSEDHNEQIMRLLAENIIPAAQGPLGPSEWPPLPQPVFGW, encoded by the coding sequence ATGTCCTTCTGTTCCGCGACATCTCGCAGCGCGCTTTGCTGGCCCCTCGCGCCTTCGGCCCTGGGCGGCCTGCTCCTCTTGTGCCTGGTGGCGGCCCCGGCGCATGCACAGTCCGGCCCCACGACGGAGACGTGGAGGGCCCACCCGCCCAAGTCGTACGGATTCGACGCTTTCGCGCTCGCCACGGCTGTGGACCGGGCCGCCGACCTCGCTCCTCCCCTCACCAGCCTGCTCGTGGCCCGCGGCTCGACGACGGTGGCCGAGGTCTACTTCAACGGACGCAGCCCCGCTCAGGGAGCCAACCTCAAGTCTGCCAGCAAGAGCGTGTTGAGTGCCCTCACCGGCATTGCCGTCGAAGATGGCATCCTGGATGGCGTCGAGCAGCCCATTGGTCCGTTTTTCCCGACCCTCCTCGCCGACGCCCCCCGCAAGCAACGCATTACGATCGACCACCTGCTCACGCAGCAGACCGGCCTCGAATCGACGAGCTTCGGGAACTACGGCGCGTGGGTCTCAAGCCCCGACTGGGTGGCAGACGCGTTGCGGCGCCCCATGGTCGACCGGCCGGGGGGCGACATGATTTACAGCACCGGCACCACGCACATTCTGGGGGCTGTCCTCGCCGAGGCGAGTGGCCGGTCGCTCCGGTCCTTTGCACAGGACCGCCTCTTCGACCCGCTCGGCGTGCGCGTCCAGAGCTGGCAGCGGGCGCCCACGGGCCGCTACTTCGGCGGCAACAACATGGCCCTCACGCCCCGCGCGATGCTGCGGTTCGGGCAGCTGTACCTGAATGATGGCCGCTTTCGGGGCCAACAGGTTTTGCCGGCGGACTGGGTCGACCTGTCGTGGCGGACCTACGTGCGCTCCACCTACCGCGATCACCAGTACGGATACCTCTGGTTTACGCACGAACTTGGGGGGGAACGCGTGGCGTTTGCCTGGGGCTACGGCGGGCAGTACGTCTTCGTGGTCCCCCGGCTCGATCTCGTCATGGCCTGTACCTCGTCGCTCCGGGACCGCCCCCGTGGCAGCGAGGACCACAACGAGCAGATCATGCGCCTGCTGGCAGAGAACATCATCCCCGCCGCGCAGGGGCCTCTCGGGCCCTCCGAGTGGCCCCCGCTCCCCCAGCCCGTGTTCGGGTGGTGA